Part of the Poecilia reticulata strain Guanapo linkage group LG2, Guppy_female_1.0+MT, whole genome shotgun sequence genome is shown below.
CAATTTGGATTCCCACCACCAGGTGGCAGGCTTACATTGTGGTTGCCGAGAGGAGCCGAGTCCTTGATGTCAAGCCTGTAAACGTTTTCCTGAAGAAGGCCAAAAAGAGGGAGGTAGAGCGTGGCGAGTCTGGCTTGGTGActctgaaattaaacaaaaaaggttttactaAGAAATTTATTATAGaagttaaaatatctaaaactatttctgttttagttAGGTAAAGGAGGTACTAAACAAAAAGgctttgtgtattttgtaaaacttaCTGATTGTGGGGATATAGAAACCCAATATTTATACAATTAAACTTCATGAATTGAAAAAGCGCAGTGTTTTAAAAGCACATAAAGcacataaacatttgttttactaaacaatatttaaaacagatctgtaaaaaagtaaaagcaaatacaacttaaaaggaacacagatttaaaaaaaaaaattctgattcaAAATGACGATGATGGGAAAATACATTTGAGTTAAAGGTGGCAGTTTATGGAATGATCTAAATCTCTTTTTTGGATtcaaacaaaatttgaaaattatcACAGTGAAGCCAGATGGAATtagattttttgtgtgtaattttttgtgtattggaaaaatgtttgattttctttttatgtgaatAGAGGGTAGATATAAGTTTATACTTCTTTTTGCTAAAAGAAGTACACACTTCGTTCACGATTTATTGAAGGCGTTTCGCTTTAATTATtgagtgaaaactgaaaatgaataaataaaaaataaaaatggaagtcAGGAGTCAGACTGTGTTGGTATTTTGTAACGTCAGAAACACAATCACAAAGATAAAACTAACATCACTTACCTTAGCAGCGTAGCGGTCATCAAATGTGTGTTTGATCATGAGTCCCTTGAGCACCTGAACGGCGATCTGGCGGATGTCTCTGTGCTCCTGGAGGGCCCCGCCCACCTCCCGCAGCAACAAGCCCACCAGGAAGTGGTTTCGACAGAAGTCGTCGGTCAGGGAGTAGTCCAGCTGCAGATCTGCAGCAAAGCACAAATCAAGAGATGGAactttttgttaattatgaaacaaaatgcaataaaaaaacaaaaggaagttCATAGACAAGGTCACCTTGAAATCTCTGTATTCTGCCTTTGCCGAATGGCATGGGAAGGTTCAGAGGGATGTAGTGCTCGTGGTTGCAAACCACCCGCAGGAACTCAAACTTAAACTCAAACAGAGTCTGGAAAGGACGTagtaaaagcaactttttaggGCGAAGGATTAATCTTAGAAagaaaactttcatttaaaaaagaaacacacctTTGGGTCTCCAGGCACAAAGCAGTTCATGTAGTTATTGATCTGCTTGAATACAAATCCCCTGTCCATGAAGGTAAAGCAGCGCTGGATGTAAAGTGGACAGTGAATCACAATTTATCTTCCTAAAAAGCTTCCCTAGTTGTTCAACATAAACTTTCCCTGCAGAGCAGAAGGGAGGAGGGCTAACCTTAATGAAAAGTGCCAGGCTGTGGTTGGCGTTGCGAGAAGCGTCAAGGTTATCCTTGTATTTCTGGGTGATGTGCGGCATCAACATGTTGACCAGAGTTTCCACAGCGTGGTGGAAGGACGCGGAAAAACGCTGGTTCCTCGAGAGCTGGGAACAGGAAACCGGAGAAGGAGGACGGGAGTTAGGCTCGCCTGGGATTTACCTCAGGAAGAGaaggagacagaaaataaaacacgtACTTTGACTTTACCGCTCTCCGTGAGATAGTAAGCCATCGATTTTACCAGAGCTTCAAAGAAGTACCATGAGTGCTgcaacacagaagaaaaacgttagtggaaggaagaagaaaGGTTAGAAGTGGTATGTGGAAACTTACGAGATAAACACTGAAGTGTGAGAGTGAACATTTTGATTAGCTGTAGttatacatttagtttttttctttataacaaTACACAATAGTAAATATCCAGTTGTTCACCAGTTTCCTAGTATGCAAACACCTGGTTTCTTTAACAGTTTAGTTGTGACAAACTATATGACAACATCTAATAACTGTGAAGACGTTTGTACTTTCTTGTTATTGTTGTTTCCAGATAAACTGCTcttaaagataataataattgtagAGTTTTCTACATCCAAAGCACAAAGTTAACTTTGGCCCACATTTACAATCAGAAAAGTAATTCAGCTGGAGAAACAAGAACATTAgagactgaaaagaaatttggGGATTCTGAAGAAATAGTAACAAGTCATCGACATAAAGTGAAACTTGATGCCCTGAACGTGCTGAAAACAGATAAAGTGAGGGAGTTTCACTTAAAGtggaaaagttttgatttttaaaaatcagtacATACTAAATGAAGAACTAATTCCATCCAAGTACTGTATTTCCATCTGCAACTCAGTCCTGGTAACATTAAGAGTGATTTTGCCCCTTTATAGTGTAAACTTTTGCAtacaaatagctttttttcagGTAAATTGGTGTTTAGTCCTACCTTTGTATTTGTACAGAGTAATAAGCACATTTAGGTTACCTTTAGCAACTTGTTGCTTGTTAAAAAGTCAGTGGACGGCTTGAGAATGGCCGTCATGGCTTTGGCCAGCTCTTCATGAACTGTTCTCAGACAGATGGACGAGTACAGCTCTGGcttaaacacaaactgaaaggagaaaaatgttaCTAGTATATGTTAGTTGTTCCAGGAAAACACACTGAATATCATTGTCAAGTGATATGATAAAAAAGCTTCACCTTGACGAAAGATCTTAGGTAATGCTCAAGTCCCTCCTCATGGCACTGCGCCACCACATGAACCATTACcctgaagaaaagcaaaggagaaaaatggcaacaaaaatgaaaaaccacATTTCTATTATGTCGGTGTGACAGCAGGtcttgaaaaacacaaagagtgtGCCAAATGTCcaatgaaaagaagaaatatggCATTAAGGAGAAAATATCTACCTGGTAACGTTGACAGCCACATCCTCATGCGATGCTCTGGTGAGGATGCAGAACAGCTGGTTGAGGATTGTGGGCAGGAAGTTGACCATCACATGGCCTTCCATTGCATGAAGACTCTAaaaaagatggggaaaaaaacacccaaTAATATCTGCAAATCTTAGCTTTTGATAAGAAATGGttaataaatgaactgaacttttgtttgctttgagcATTTAAAGGATAATGGAGCTCATAATACCTTCAGGTATTTAATCAGTTCTCCCTCTGAAGCTTGCTCTGACATGTCCATGCTTTGACAGTGTTGGAAGAAGTTGTGCAGATGCTGGTCCTGGTGAAAACACGCAATGcgataaataatttaatttaatttaagaaacTGAATCATTGTTCTTCAAGACGGAGCATGACGGAAGTGTGTTTACCTGAGTGTAAACTGTAGATACAAGATGGGTGGAGAGCGTGAACAGCGGTTTGCCTCCATCTACCCATTTAATCTCGGAGCCAGATTGCTGCAGTGATAAATGTGCATGAATTATTGTGCTGCATACTGATCAATGCAAAAGCGACTCTCTGAATATGAAAGCTGTATCCCCAAATGggggataaaaacaaaaacagatcaatactaacattattttcattttatgatgTTATAATTTCATACTACACTTTTTGACTTGAATGTCACATTAACAGGAAGGCTGCAAACTGTAATCCAATGCATgaatttacatacattttcctcttctttttccttttactctTTTGGTAAATGATTTTGGATCTAGACTTTGGTTAGTTTAGAGATTCAAGCCTTTAAAGGCATAAATTGAAAAAGTgatcaaactgatttttatgtgcattcattaaagtttaaatcttTTTGACTGCTTATTCAATGCGGTAAATAATAGATAAGTTAATGAATGCTACATTTGCCtgttaaacctttttttaagtGGCCTGAGCAATAGACTGGAAGTAGTATTTATGTGTATTTCAGTGAAGTCAACATAATCGTGTAACtacactttttcattttgtcatatttttgaaTACACAGTTTATTTTATGGCTTCAGTTGTTtgccttaattcattaaaaaactcACAATCTcagagaaaaacttttttttttacaaagaaaattagaaaaaaacaggagaaatatAGGAAACCCTGAACCGTATCAtaagttttgattttgtttactCATCTGTGCTttgataattacatttatttatttttcttgaaccAGTAGATTTCTGTCTAAACATTTTAGAGGTTTAGACAGATTATAGTTTCTGCtacatttggaaaatgtaaactaaatgcatcaatcaatatttattttcttctttttcttttttgctatttttaggCAACTGAATCTTGAACATTTTAGTTTCTCTAAATCAGGGCAGCAACAGCAGCGTTTGTGTATTACACCAGGAGATTAAattgaaaatgcaaaagaatCAGATGTATATGAAAGCAATGTTTTTTGCCTATTATTGTTATTTGCCTAAAGCAGTGCATCTTCTTTCCCTTCTGAAGCATGAGGGAGATAGACAAAACTGTGATGGGTTCTACTGAACAGCAGAGATTAGAAAATGACTGTAATTAAATTTATAATAAAGAAATCTCCATCAAACACTTCAGAGGCCTGTGTTATAGATTAAAGCTAAGCAGATTTCTGAGGCGTCTGGTGTAAAAGCCTGCGGGGCCTGCGTAAGGTCCCAATCCAATCTCAGCTAACAAGATTTCTATCTTTCAACCTTGAGACACTTTAGGAAATGACAACGGTTCagttgtttttccatatttgagGCTTGAATGCAAATAATTTTGCAGGAAATTCTTTGAATCTCAAGAGTCAAACGTCTGTTCACATCCAAACCCTCACGTGTTCCTTTCGCACGCCAatctaaaaatctaatttttggCTGTTGTTACCTTGCTAACGCCGTCCTGGGAGCTGAGATAGCCAGCAGGTAGATTTGCAGcgacaggaagctgctgttcGTTCATGATGACCCTGCCGCCGTCCTTCAGGAGCGGCAGCCAAGCTGAACCCACTGaagacaagaaataaaaaaaagatgtagcTGCGTTACAGTTTACACAGAAATGAACGTATATAAAATATGCCTGGGGATATTTACCAGGAGACTCTACTACATCCTTCTTCTTGCTGTTGTTGTCACAGCTGACATGAAAGAAGCTGAAGAGAAGGTGATGCTTCTCATGCAGCTGAGTCGGCAGCTCTATTTTAATCTGTAGACAGAAATATAGAGAAATTCGTTCTTCCTCCGATTGACAATTTAATCTTCGAATAAACCTTTACATAAATTAACTCTAATGAGGAACAACAAGCAGGAATACCTCGTCGTAGAACTCAGGGTTATGCTGGTGGTGGAGAACGGCTGCGTAAGCCTGTTTAGCGAAAAGAGGTCCTCCGGGTCGCCCGTAGATGCACTGCAGCAAAGACGGGTGTAAGAGATGAAATAGTGAACAAATGTGTAAGCGTTTTGCACCTTTCTAGGCTCTCTTTCACCTGCTCTCACAAAGCATAATGTAATCTGCAAACATTGTAATCCATgattttttgctaattttctgCTCAGgagtttgtggtgtttttttttttcaacctagAGCCCTCAAACAGATGTAATGAAAAGAGCACCgtgttttgtgtaaatgtacCTTCAGTGGCTGGGTTTCGTCCTCATCAGAGTCCTTAAATTCAACACATACAGCAATGTTCCTTGCCTGGAAATGggtgataaaaacacaaaaacacaaattaaaatcaggaGATAAATATGGAGAGTGTCATTTTGTGCGCGTACGAACACTTCAAGTAGATTTCCAAGAGCTatcttattaaatatttctggtttccTGTAACGAGCTGACCTATTTGggaacaacaataaaaaaaaaaatttaaaaaaaacactcctcTCTTTTAATGTATTAATCAAAAGCCGATGCTTGGCATGCAGATAATTCTCCGCGGCTCTGCAACTGGCCTAAATGAGCTGGAGGCCGCTGCCAGTCGCCTCATGGGCTAAACAGGAGAAGAAAGTGATGATTATATGAGAATGCCTGCCAAATAAAGGAATTGCTTTCCAAATAGGATAGCTTATATGCTTTGGATCTACAGTTCATGTTGCAGATAAGATCTGACTATTcagaagaacaaattaaaagaatttatgaattttttttatgttatgtaaaaaacaacagcaacacaaGCTTGGGGATAAACGTGAatgaaaagacaataaaacGTTACTTTGGTTACAGTAAGGCATTGTAACTACATGCCATTATGACCTTTTCTATACGTACCTTTGCAAATGACTTTTGTCCGTCATACTTGAGGTGTTTCGGGTAGACATACAGGTGGTTTTTATATATAGTGAATGGTTGGGCGCACTTAGCAATACACGGCACAAACTCTTCCACCTCCAGAAGAGCGCTGCCTGAACCATTTTGTTCAAAGTTTCTTACAGGGATGTATGAGGTAGTGACACAGTCTGCAAGGAAGCAGCAAAGAAACACCACTTAGAGGGATAATTATTAACTTCTAGTCATTTAACTAAATGATTAGAAGAAGTTccgaaaaaaataaaaaataaaggtttacTGGGTATGTCCGGTGCGACGTTATCAATAGTAACATCTAAGTTCCCCAGCAGCACAGGGAGTTTGGCCATTTTTTCTGGTCTGCAGggaaaacagaggaagaaaaacttgTTAGAAATTTACCAAAGCTCATTTGGAGAACAGGAAATAGATTgataacagcaacaacaaaaccccTGAAGACAACATACTTCCTGAAGTCAGTGAGGAGCTTGAACATGTCCTCGTCAGACAGCTTGCTGCTGTCCTGTCTGTAAAGAGCTGAGAAGCGAGAGTTTTTCTCCAGAGTTCCTGATGCATCCTTGAATACCGGCCTGCAGAGGGAAAAACGTAAGAACCTGAATATATAGGATAGCTGGGAGTAACACATTTATGCAACagacaacacaaacagaaaacagacttGGTGTAAAAGGCTTTTAATTTTTACCTTTAAGTGAAGGGTTTTATCTACCCTTTTCCTgcctttttaaattgtttttttattataataatactCAGTTGGCACCTTGCTGACAATTTACCCCATGTTGTGACATGTAGCTCAGTTAGCTTAGCAGCAGTTGTGATTAGCTCCAGCAAAAGGAATCAAGTTTCCAGAATTTCAAAGACTCTACATGCTTACAtctaaaacaacataaatataaaatgacttttttgggagctgtaaacaaacaataagTAGAATCTGAACTGACTTTGAAAGTCTGTGAACTTTTCCAATTTAccattctttctctctctcacaaaCTCTTTCCATCAGAATTACCACTGTGGTCTAAAACAGGAACTGTGTGAACAAGATGGAACATATCTGGAGTTTTAATGTCGGTAACCTCAGTGAACAAACACCTGTCCATCTACACACCACATCGGGTCTATCGTAAGCCGACTTCACACCTTGCAGCCCAAGCAAATGGCATCCTGTACTGTCCCAGTCTGCTGCAGGCTGTCTTGGCGTTCTTCAACACCTTTTGAGCCACCTAAAcaagaatgtatttatttaatgtgatCATCTACTAATACAAGAAAGTGAATATCTCTGCTCGTGTACTCACTTTGGTGGAGTCGGAGCTCTTCATGTAAGGTTCGGTGCAGTGGGTGATGCCCCCTTGAAGGACCTTCTCAATTCTGGCAACCAAGAAGATCTCTGGGTGGGGGCAGGTTACAGAGAAGACCCCCTGTGTGGGGTAGTGAGGAGCCAGACCGAGGCCTTCTGGGGGACCTTCGCCGATGATTTCTGAATTGGATCCGTTGCCTTGACCACATGTCATCTGGCGAACCAAAAGGTGGTTGAGATCCACGCGGAAGTCGGCGGAGATCTTTCTGCTGTTCTGGACGTCGAACAGGGACAGGACCACGTAGAACGGTTCAACCTgtggagaaagaagaaacacaAGAAGGAGaggagataaaatgtttttggaaagaCCAAGAGAAGGAGTGAAATATGAAAGATGATAACAGATGTTCCTCCTCCCAAATGTACTTCACAGTTTTCGTCCGGCCCAAATGGATCTTCTTGTTTACGCTTTCCACCATCATTCCCATTACACGAGGCTCTTTATCTGAGGTTTGTGCAGGCTTGTGCTAACAGCTGAGCTTTCAcagctaaaaatatattgtgtAAAGAGGAGTTCTCTTTTCACTAAAAGTGACGTCAGGAAACCACATTTAGTGCTAATGCTTCATGTGAAGCCCTGGCTGGGAGTCAGGATACCAACCCATCAATATGAGCTTTAACAATCAACCATCCAAATGGGCCATCTGAACGATTTAAAACTCCCTGGCATTTGCGTAAATGCCAGGGAGCACTTCAGACTCCAATTTCTGTTCAACAACAAATGCATCCGAAGCTCTCAAGCCTACATTAGTGGTCGGTCCCTCTTCGTTTTCTGTTACGCAGCCCTGCAGGTTGAACGACAAGTTGTGACAGCTGACCAGGACTCTCTTCCCGAACTTCTCCTCAAACGGACGCACGTCTGGTTCGATGCCAGAAAAGTCCAGTTTCTGTGACAAACCGTAGTTGTCGTTAGGAGGCTTAAATCTTGTCACAGTACTTATAATCCAGAACTTCCTCACCTGAGTGTCTGGATCCAGAGTAAACAGCTTTAGGCGAGCTTCGCTTCTCATTCTGGATTCGACATCTCTAGCAGTCTGgtagaaatcaaattaaatgtttttttaaaaaaagagatgtgCACAGATTCCTGCAGGATATAGAATAAGTCGAAAAGAGCTTGAATCTGATACTTGGTCAGAACTGTAAAGCAATACAAGTACAGTGAGctttgtgtacatttgtaatCAGACCTCTAGGAGGTCATTGggtttttatttcccaaaaattttgaaaattatgtaTCCTTATCTATCCccttttcaccatgttattttGACCTAacagaaaatcccaataaaatacactattgTTGCTTGTTGTGACCTAAAAACTTGTGcaaaagttcaagaggtgtgaaaacttttgattcagaaatcaaaacaaaatgttgaaatgcaAGTATGAAGGAAACAGCAGTGAATAATAAATCTATCTGGGATCATCAAtgtttttggatttgtttttttaaagaaaacaaatcccaTAATAGGCCTAGATGATTGTTTTTAGAATACCACGTTCACTCCCTGTGAGCAGAAGAAGTATTCCACTTGGAGAAGCAAACACACTTATCCAGATGTGCAGCAGAGTGACCACCATGTGGAAAATGTGGCTCCAGGAAACCCAGACATTTGACTAATTAGCTTACAGCTTCGGTTACAAATAATCAAGAAACTTTCTGCGCATCAGATCCTATTGGGGCTCGCAAGCAGCAACAGATTTGATTTGTTGGGTGTTATGAGTGAAGGTGTAGCTTAAATAGATAAACAGGTTACCTGAAAGTTGTCTTGAAAGCTTCCAGAGGAAAGCTCTGCTTTTCCGTGCTCCTCATCTGTTAGAAAGATCAACATGAGTTTTGTTAGCTGTGGTTTGTTATAGCAGAACCATAATGAAGTGTTGGTTTTTAGCCTTTCTGGaaacaccaaaagaaaaaacatttaggttaGGAAGTTATGAATGATTTTCAAAGTGTAACATTTTTCTCCTTGGGgggaaacttaaaaataaaaacatgtgcaaaaaggtttaaaatccCACAAGATATCTGGAACAAATGCATTATAAACAGTGTGAaacatggaggggaaaaaaataaagcagaaattgtTGAGGAGATCAGAAAAAACTACCATCATTCAGATCGCCGTTCCTTTTCTCCTGCATGGCCTGTTCGAAGCTGCTGTGAAGAATCTTGTTCAGGATGCTGATCCACTCCTCCATTTCTGCTTCGCTGTCAGCGGCCAGCAGGAACGTGCTCTTGTCCTGCATCTTCAGCTCAAACGCAAACCGACGCACTTTGCTATTCTGAAAATACGCGAGTAATCCTGAGCTTTATCCTCAAGTTTAACTTTCAAAGAATCTGTGCGCAGGCAACGCTACCTGAACAACCCCCATGCACGAGTCGAGAAAGATGGTTCCTTTGGGTTCCTTGGAGGTGTTTTCATCTTTATAGAAGTTGAGGTTGTAGGAGCCGTCACCCAGCTGAGCCAGATGGAAGTATCTCCTCTTGAAGGACTGGAGGATGAAAATAGAGACTGTGAAAACCAGTGTTGTTTATCGTTTcaatctaaaaataaagaggGAACGGGGCATGGGAACGCTCCGTGGGTAATAGTGAAAACGTCAAGGGCTATCTATAGCGAGGCCTAATCTGATTTCCaaatgtgcaagaaaaaaatgcaaacattatcGCCTTAAAAGTCATTGAAAACAtgaggagaaacagaaaagcGTTGATTATTGAGGTACATTTTCATCTGGACGTGGgtagaatgaaaaataaaaactttcgcAAACTTTTTCAGcgaaatataggagcttgttttaagtaaataatttattaatattgattttttttttttaagtactagCTCCACTGggatattcttttaaaaaaacattttccccatgttataatGAAATGATCTGCTAGTGGAGCTAGAACTTTTCATCAATAagggattattgacttaaaacaagctgctatatgtttctgaaaagttactcagtcagttttgctttatttcaagtgaaccaAAATTTGCAATATAAACTAGAGCAAaggttttgtggttttgaaaaCTGAGACAAATGAGGATTGATGTCGAACTgagatttttttacttaaggGTAACATTTCCTCTAGAATGCTCACCCTCATGGTAACACTAATCGCACTGTTCATGTTGCCTTTGTAGAGCCAGCCATGCTTCGACACGCCTCCCTTTTGTGATCCAAGAGAGGCTGCATCCTggaggagataaaaaaaataaaaaaaatgtttcatttaggTAAAAAATACTGTTCTCTACTTATTATGTCTCTCCAAAAGAGAATAGAATCAACAGGATTTCCTGTTTGAGGAGAGATGTTTGGAAACTCTACCTCGTCTTTTTCCACGTCTTCGTCCACTTCAAACACGTGGGCAGCAAGCTTCTCCGGTCTCAACACCTTGCTGAAGGACAAATGTCACATTCATTTCACTTGGTTCAGTTTAAACTTCCTCTTGTCATACAATCATTTTTCATCATATATATAACCATTAGATTTTTCATTATTCATTAGCACTGCTACAACCGCCTTCAATTGTGACTTTAAATTATGACTAAGAAATTCAAAgtgtatatttttcaaatgaatatcTGTGGTTTCTGATTACAATTTGAGTTTGTATGTGGTGGGcccacaaagtagtgcataagaaagataaaattactttttattcttcaaattaCAAATTGGAGGACCAAATTGAAGAGAAAgctaaaactaatattttcgtggcagcatcatgtcaaCAGAGTTGATGTTCATGGCCTCTCTGTGTGCAATATGTGCAAACCTAGTAGGAACATACCTAAAAAGACTTTAAGGTGCCGATTAAAGGGGGTGGAACACGAAT
Proteins encoded:
- the LOC103474130 gene encoding dedicator of cytokinesis protein 9-like isoform X4, which produces MASAPPEPRKFTRGLNKPGTAAELRQSVSEAVRTSVLMVKPKIIEPLDYENVLLQRKTQIISDVLRDMLQFPTEDFQISTLRRQGRTLLSTVPETAEKEASSLFVQECIKTYKSDWHVVNYKYEEYSGDFRQLPHKVLRPEKLAAHVFEVDEDVEKDEDAASLGSQKGGVSKHGWLYKGNMNSAISVTMRSFKRRYFHLAQLGDGSYNLNFYKDENTSKEPKGTIFLDSCMGVVQNSKVRRFAFELKMQDKSTFLLAADSEAEMEEWISILNKILHSSFEQAMQEKRNGDLNDDEEHGKAELSSGSFQDNFQTARDVESRMRSEARLKLFTLDPDTQKLDFSGIEPDVRPFEEKFGKRVLVSCHNLSFNLQGCVTENEEGPTTNVEPFYVVLSLFDVQNSRKISADFRVDLNHLLVRQMTCGQGNGSNSEIIGEGPPEGLGLAPHYPTQGVFSVTCPHPEIFLVARIEKVLQGGITHCTEPYMKSSDSTKVAQKVLKNAKTACSRLGQYRMPFAWAARPVFKDASGTLEKNSRFSALYRQDSSKLSDEDMFKLLTDFRKPEKMAKLPVLLGNLDVTIDNVAPDIPNCVTTSYIPVRNFEQNGSGSALLEVEEFVPCIAKCAQPFTIYKNHLYVYPKHLKYDGQKSFAKARNIAVCVEFKDSDEDETQPLKCIYGRPGGPLFAKQAYAAVLHHQHNPEFYDEIKIELPTQLHEKHHLLFSFFHVSCDNNSKKKDVVESPVGSAWLPLLKDGGRVIMNEQQLPVAANLPAGYLSSQDGVSKQSGSEIKWVDGGKPLFTLSTHLVSTVYTQDQHLHNFFQHCQSMDMSEQASEGELIKYLKSLHAMEGHVMVNFLPTILNQLFCILTRASHEDVAVNVTRVMVHVVAQCHEEGLEHYLRSFVKFVFKPELYSSICLRTVHEELAKAMTAILKPSTDFLTSNKLLKHSWYFFEALVKSMAYYLTESGKVKLSRNQRFSASFHHAVETLVNMLMPHITQKYKDNLDASRNANHSLALFIKRCFTFMDRGFVFKQINNYMNCFVPGDPKTLFEFKFEFLRVVCNHEHYIPLNLPMPFGKGRIQRFQDLQLDYSLTDDFCRNHFLVGLLLREVGGALQEHRDIRQIAVQVLKGLMIKHTFDDRYAAKSHQARLATLYLPLFGLLQENVYRLDIKDSAPLGNHNNMREDSLVPNSMVTPQKPGSCIENALHKDVFGVISGTASPHSSTPNVSSVHHADSRGSLASTDSANSLLDKSSDKTNSLEKSQCVSAVGSTVLRCDKLDRDEIGNLLMCFLHILKSMSEEALFAYWNKAAPSELMDFFTLIEICLHQFRYMGKRFIARSQEGAGPVAADRKSLTLPVSRTRAGILHARLQQLGALENSHTINNVYCHTEVDVNSQCLLEANVSTEVCLTVLDTLSTFIMGFKTQLNSDLGHNPLMKTVFQVHLCFLQIPQSEAALKQVFTSLRTFIFKFPCTFFDGRADMCASLCYEILKCCNSKLSFIRSDAAHLLYFLMKSNFDYTGRKSFVRTHLQVVIAVSQLIADVIGIGSTRFQQSLSIVNNCANSDKSIKHTAFPSDVKDLTKRIRTVLMATEQMKEHENDPEMLVDLQYSLAKSYTSTPELRKTWLDSMARIHNKNGDLSEAAMCYVHVAALVAEYLWRKGMFRQGCSAFRVITPNIDEEAAMMEDVGMQDVHFSEEVLLELLEECADGLWKAERYELIADVYRLIIPIYEERRDFEKLTHLYDTLHRAYTKVMEVMHTGKRLLGTYFRVAFFGQAAGFFEDEDGKEYIYKEPKFTPLSEISQRLLKLYSDKFGPENVKIIQDSGKVNPKDLDSKYAYIQVTHVMPHLDDKELDDRKTDFEKSHNIRRFVFETPFTVSGKKQGGVEEQCKRRTILTTTHCFPYVKKRIAVMYQHQSDLSPIEVAIDEMSAKVGELRLLCSASEVDMIRLQLKLQGSISVQVNAGPLAYARAFLDNGSAKRYPDNKVKQLKEVFRQFVDACGQALGVNERLIKEDQHEYHDEMKANYRDMIRELSSIMHEQINPVEDGTRSTLSDSMGIFNAISGTPSSTNSQGSTTVL
- the LOC103474130 gene encoding dedicator of cytokinesis protein 9-like isoform X8, which produces MGCTTSVVLLEGLRSILERNCTYVKGSVELGALEDEEEAQTLWGSHQWIPTTALVKPKIIEPLDYENVLLQRKTQIISDVLRDMLQFPTEDFQISTLRRQGRTLLSTVPETAEKEASSLFVQECIKTYKSDWHVVNYKYEEYSGDFRQLPHKVLRPEKLAAHVFEVDEDVEKDEDAASLGSQKGGVSKHGWLYKGNMNSAISVTMRSFKRRYFHLAQLGDGSYNLNFYKDENTSKEPKGTIFLDSCMGVVQNSKVRRFAFELKMQDKSTFLLAADSEAEMEEWISILNKILHSSFEQAMQEKRNGDLNDDEEHGKAELSSGSFQDNFQTARDVESRMRSEARLKLFTLDPDTQKLDFSGIEPDVRPFEEKFGKRVLVSCHNLSFNLQGCVTENEEGPTTNVEPFYVVLSLFDVQNSRKISADFRVDLNHLLVRQMTCGQGNGSNSEIIGEGPPEGLGLAPHYPTQGVFSVTCPHPEIFLVARIEKVLQGGITHCTEPYMKSSDSTKVAQKVLKNAKTACSRLGQYRMPFAWAARPVFKDASGTLEKNSRFSALYRQDSSKLSDEDMFKLLTDFRKPEKMAKLPVLLGNLDVTIDNVAPDIPNCVTTSYIPVRNFEQNGSGSALLEVEEFVPCIAKCAQPFTIYKNHLYVYPKHLKYDGQKSFAKARNIAVCVEFKDSDEDETQPLKCIYGRPGGPLFAKQAYAAVLHHQHNPEFYDEIKIELPTQLHEKHHLLFSFFHVSCDNNSKKKDVVESPVGSAWLPLLKDGGRVIMNEQQLPVAANLPAGYLSSQDGVSKQSGSEIKWVDGGKPLFTLSTHLVSTVYTQDQHLHNFFQHCQSMDMSEQASEGELIKYLKSLHAMEGHVMVNFLPTILNQLFCILTRASHEDVAVNVTRVMVHVVAQCHEEGLEHYLRSFVKFVFKPELYSSICLRTVHEELAKAMTAILKPSTDFLTSNKLLKHSWYFFEALVKSMAYYLTESGKVKLSRNQRFSASFHHAVETLVNMLMPHITQKYKDNLDASRNANHSLALFIKRCFTFMDRGFVFKQINNYMNCFVPGDPKTLFEFKFEFLRVVCNHEHYIPLNLPMPFGKGRIQRFQDLQLDYSLTDDFCRNHFLVGLLLREVGGALQEHRDIRQIAVQVLKGLMIKHTFDDRYAAKSHQARLATLYLPLFGLLQENVYRLDIKDSAPLGNHNNMREDSLVPNSMVTPQKPGSCIENALHKDVFGVISGTASPHSSTPNVSSVHHADSRGSLASTDSANSLLDKSSDKTNSLEKSQCVSAVGSTVLRCDKLDRDEIGNLLMCFLHILKSMSEEALFAYWNKAAPSELMDFFTLIEICLHQFRYMGKRFIAR